A single genomic interval of Cupriavidus necator harbors:
- a CDS encoding efflux transporter outer membrane subunit: protein MPQSPFRPPLRRTRAGIARLLPTLLAASAAAALVACAAGPDYHMPASDMPAAYPHAAALDAREATQPAPSLDSWWLGFDDPTLTRVIQRALEQNLDLAAAIARVDQARAAASHAGAELLPQASLSGSVARQRQSLEGPLGSLGKNAPGFERNKTVYSAGVGASWEIDVAGGLRRGAEAASAEAQAAEAEHMGVRVLVAAEAADAYFRVRGAQQRIAIAQQQVRTNAKLLELVQLRLADGIGAERERAQAEAQLAQTRVTIPPLQIELETQLNRLDVLMGAHPGTYAAELLTPTERTAVPQIAVAQGPANLLQRRPDVIAAERRLAASSARIGVATAEYYPKLSLSALLGFESLSAGKLFTGSAFQPAAIAGLRWRLFDFGRVDAEVAQAKGANAEALATYRKAMLRATEDVENAIITLTQLELQGKELTVEVAAHARSRGAAEDAYKGGAVSLFEVLEEDRLLLAARDQQARVGADNARAAVATFRALGGGW, encoded by the coding sequence ATGCCCCAAAGTCCATTCCGCCCCCCGCTCCGGCGCACCCGCGCCGGTATCGCCCGCCTCCTGCCCACCCTGCTTGCGGCCAGCGCCGCGGCCGCCCTGGTGGCCTGCGCGGCCGGCCCCGATTACCACATGCCGGCCTCGGACATGCCCGCGGCCTACCCGCACGCAGCGGCGCTGGACGCCCGCGAGGCCACGCAGCCCGCGCCGTCACTGGACAGCTGGTGGCTGGGCTTTGACGATCCCACGCTGACGCGCGTGATCCAGCGCGCGCTGGAGCAGAACCTCGACCTGGCGGCGGCGATTGCGCGGGTCGACCAGGCCCGCGCCGCGGCCAGCCACGCCGGCGCCGAACTGCTGCCGCAGGCATCGTTGTCCGGCAGCGTGGCCAGGCAGCGCCAGTCGCTGGAAGGGCCTTTGGGCAGCCTCGGCAAGAACGCGCCGGGCTTTGAGCGCAACAAGACGGTGTACAGCGCTGGTGTGGGAGCAAGCTGGGAGATCGACGTGGCCGGCGGCCTGCGGCGCGGCGCCGAGGCCGCCAGCGCGGAGGCCCAGGCCGCGGAAGCCGAGCACATGGGCGTGCGCGTGCTGGTAGCCGCCGAAGCGGCCGATGCCTACTTCCGCGTGCGCGGCGCGCAGCAGCGCATCGCCATCGCGCAACAGCAGGTGCGGACCAATGCAAAGCTGCTCGAGCTGGTGCAGCTGCGGCTGGCCGATGGCATCGGCGCCGAGCGGGAACGCGCGCAGGCGGAAGCACAGCTGGCACAGACCCGCGTGACCATCCCGCCGCTGCAGATCGAACTGGAGACACAGCTGAACCGGCTCGATGTATTGATGGGCGCGCATCCGGGCACCTATGCCGCTGAACTCCTGACGCCGACCGAGCGCACCGCCGTGCCGCAGATCGCCGTGGCGCAAGGTCCGGCCAACCTGCTGCAACGCCGCCCGGACGTGATTGCCGCGGAGCGCCGGCTGGCGGCATCCAGTGCCCGCATCGGCGTGGCCACTGCCGAGTACTACCCGAAGCTGTCGCTGTCAGCGCTGCTCGGCTTCGAGAGCCTCTCCGCCGGCAAGCTGTTCACCGGGTCCGCCTTCCAGCCCGCCGCGATCGCGGGACTGCGCTGGCGGCTGTTCGACTTCGGCCGGGTCGATGCCGAAGTGGCGCAGGCCAAAGGCGCCAACGCCGAAGCCCTGGCCACCTACCGCAAGGCCATGCTGCGCGCCACCGAGGACGTGGAAAACGCGATCATCACGCTGACCCAGCTGGAGTTGCAGGGCAAGGAGCTGACCGTGGAAGTGGCTGCCCACGCGCGCTCGCGCGGCGCCGCCGAGGACGCCTACAAGGGCGGCGCGGTCAGCCTGTTCGAAGTGCTGGAGGAAGACCGCCTGCTGCTGGCCGCGCGCGACCAGCAGGCACGTGTGGGCGCCGACAATGCCCGCGCGGCGGTGGCAACGTTCCGTGCGCTGGGGGGTGGCTGGTAA
- a CDS encoding winged helix-turn-helix transcriptional regulator — protein sequence MQRKPLAETPCPIARTLACVADSWSVLILREAFYAVTRFDEFQQNLGIAPNMLTRRLNSLVEDGLLERRPYCDRPPRSEYILTERGHDFRPVLLAMLAWANKHLAPEGQSVQLVNRLTGERVEPVLVDAASGRPVTDPDFHIVPGPAATDGLRRRLDRSAEA from the coding sequence ATGCAGAGAAAGCCGCTTGCTGAGACGCCTTGCCCCATCGCTCGCACGCTGGCCTGCGTTGCCGACAGCTGGAGCGTCCTGATCCTGCGCGAAGCCTTCTATGCCGTGACGCGCTTTGATGAGTTCCAGCAGAACCTGGGCATCGCCCCCAACATGCTGACCCGCCGCCTGAACTCGCTGGTCGAGGACGGCTTGCTGGAGCGCCGCCCGTACTGCGACCGCCCGCCCCGTTCCGAGTACATCCTGACCGAGCGCGGCCATGACTTCCGCCCGGTCCTGCTGGCCATGCTGGCCTGGGCCAACAAGCATCTCGCGCCCGAGGGCCAAAGCGTGCAGCTCGTCAACCGACTCACTGGCGAGCGTGTCGAGCCGGTACTGGTCGATGCCGCCAGCGGCCGCCCCGTCACCGACCCCGATTTCCACATCGTCCCCGGGCCGGCGGCTACCGACGGCCTGCGGCGCCGGCTGGACCGCTCGGCCGAAGCCTGA